A DNA window from Thiothrix subterranea contains the following coding sequences:
- a CDS encoding PIN domain-containing protein yields MSVDYFLDTNILLYRYSKQDEQKRPIAANLLESGRAMVSAQVLNEFCNVTRRKFPETYANIDATIAEILGLLPVASLDETDTRNALGISRRYGFSFYDSLIVAAAERQGCKIVLSEDMQHGMVLDRGVRILNPFVLETE; encoded by the coding sequence ATGAGCGTTGATTACTTCCTCGACACAAACATTCTGCTTTATCGCTATTCCAAGCAGGATGAACAGAAACGCCCGATAGCTGCCAATTTGCTGGAAAGCGGGCGGGCAATGGTTAGCGCACAAGTTTTGAACGAGTTTTGCAATGTCACACGGCGTAAATTTCCCGAAACTTATGCCAATATTGACGCAACCATCGCTGAGATTTTGGGATTGTTGCCTGTGGCATCGTTAGATGAAACGGACACGAGGAACGCACTTGGTATTTCCCGCCGCTACGGTTTCAGTTTTTACGATTCACTGATAGTGGCTGCGGCTGAACGGCAGGGTTGTAAAATTGTTCTTAGCGAAGATATGCAGCATGGCATGGTGCTGGATAGAGGGGTGCGAATCCTGAATCCGTTTGTGTTAGAAACGGAATGA
- a CDS encoding Eco57I restriction-modification methylase domain-containing protein → MTTPTPLFSHAFLMACWSDDYTAYCAGDTDSRLLTKLTHWAEKDFQHETGAEGGFLDVFFVELWGYARSGKQEKAAGFTLAQQFAIEKAGQNGGVGKADAAMGWFGASTLPDTPQILCEFKDIRSALDAKQNRKGNDRSPVQQCADYLHFAKRQFTPYGSEKIQPIWGIVSDMNEFRLYWNARMPHQYERFVIKRKSLAETGLVLLDSGEKARQQRFLFSRLFHADWLLNRGSEPPLLGLLSMQRIQEKALEKTFYFEYRAYRDALFKTLLAHNPAYQQQPRQLVRLTQKLLDRLLFVLFCEDMGAHLQFPVNLLSKLLSEDSQKPDYLPDAADVWNSSVLPLFKSMRNGGIFRSHPISRFNGGLFAADSDLDDLHVPNRVFFVPFQGADDATLLKHKDTLLYFSANYNFGIEEGGERAIGLYTLGRIFEQSITDLEIMEAEAANQDSLMKLSKRKTDGVYYTPEWVTAYIVEETLGLRLRELRAENGQGEFAGLDAAAVDADHFKNGKLKKNTLSARYCDWLDSYQQRLSGLKVLDPACGSGAFLIQALKRLLQEHEWLVSEKSRVNYEFRQVAAFDKAKAYREILAKNLYGVDVNAESVEITKLALWLHTVMPGQPLSSLDGNILCGNSLVDWDINRDEKPLSDEQLERINPFSYREAFAEVFAAGGFDVIIGNPPYIKLQNMRRIQPEATDYWVSAKNADGSVKFRSVQTGNYDIYLPFIEQSVGLLHPEGRMGLIAPNVWAVNDYGQGLREVLHETRRMDRWIDFKSYQIFDEAITYTALQFFTGKAVDGIKLHFAPNGGDDLSSLDWSQVNALPYDNLPTADAWQFMPEPERRLIEKLNTTCKTLEQSCAGIAVGIQTSADNIYHLTKISAGKYVSHADKQNAVEVEIEDDLMHPLVSGVEAKRYQIPQTDTYLLFPYDLAGERPRLFSAKAMQECFPNGWKYLRSHEASLRKREGGKFDIEGWYQFGRNQNIDKQEFSKLLVPRLVKQLFCTIDADGDFYLDNVDVGSILVADKSDLPFLAGILNAPVANFIWRRISKPFQNDYRTANKQFIAPLPIPNANDEQKKQVAELAETLQELHTAYRDELQKLAKRLSAAQMTDDTKTPQWIWATLPDDKQLKASDAAKATGLKGKALTDWAKAQYQTALAQKLEKLTVNLNPSLKLTVRYEDGELSLLANGTPAFDSLFIDDAELIAVQWKYVVRSTNITPSVTAEKLLGELLKLKTTDNDSLRKQIIALDKKLDELQAGIEAKEREMNALVYGLYGLTRDEVLQVERG, encoded by the coding sequence ATGACGACTCCCACCCCGCTTTTTTCTCATGCCTTCTTGATGGCTTGCTGGAGCGACGATTATACGGCGTATTGCGCTGGTGATACGGATAGCCGTTTGTTGACCAAGCTGACGCATTGGGCAGAAAAAGATTTCCAACATGAAACCGGGGCAGAAGGCGGTTTTCTGGATGTCTTTTTCGTGGAACTGTGGGGCTATGCGCGTTCGGGTAAGCAGGAGAAAGCCGCAGGCTTTACGCTGGCACAGCAGTTTGCGATTGAAAAAGCGGGGCAGAACGGCGGTGTCGGTAAAGCGGATGCGGCAATGGGTTGGTTTGGGGCAAGTACTTTACCGGATACACCGCAGATATTGTGCGAGTTCAAGGATATACGTTCGGCGTTGGATGCGAAGCAGAACCGCAAGGGCAATGACCGCTCCCCCGTGCAACAGTGTGCGGATTATCTGCATTTTGCGAAACGCCAATTTACCCCGTATGGCTCGGAAAAAATCCAGCCCATCTGGGGCATTGTCAGCGATATGAACGAATTCCGCTTGTATTGGAATGCGCGGATGCCGCACCAGTACGAGCGGTTTGTGATTAAGCGTAAATCGTTGGCAGAAACCGGCCTGGTGTTATTGGACAGTGGCGAAAAAGCCCGTCAGCAACGTTTTCTATTCAGCCGTTTGTTTCATGCCGATTGGCTGTTGAATCGCGGGAGTGAGCCGCCGTTGCTGGGCTTGTTGTCGATGCAGCGGATTCAGGAAAAGGCACTGGAAAAGACCTTTTACTTTGAATACCGCGCTTATCGGGATGCCTTGTTCAAAACCTTGCTGGCGCATAACCCCGCTTATCAGCAACAGCCGCGTCAGTTGGTGCGTTTGACGCAAAAGTTGCTGGATCGCTTGTTGTTTGTGCTGTTTTGCGAGGATATGGGGGCGCACCTACAATTCCCTGTCAATCTGTTGAGCAAGCTGCTGAGTGAGGACAGCCAGAAACCCGATTACTTGCCGGACGCGGCGGATGTGTGGAATAGCAGCGTGTTGCCGTTGTTTAAGTCAATGCGCAATGGGGGGATTTTCCGTTCGCACCCGATCAGCCGTTTCAACGGGGGCTTGTTTGCTGCCGATAGTGATTTGGATGATTTGCATGTGCCGAATCGGGTGTTTTTTGTGCCGTTTCAGGGGGCGGATGATGCGACCTTGCTGAAACACAAAGACACGTTGCTGTACTTTTCCGCGAATTACAATTTTGGGATTGAGGAAGGGGGCGAGCGGGCGATTGGCTTGTATACCTTGGGGCGCATCTTTGAGCAGTCGATTACCGATTTGGAAATCATGGAGGCGGAAGCCGCTAACCAAGATTCCTTGATGAAGCTGAGTAAGCGCAAAACCGATGGCGTGTATTACACCCCGGAATGGGTGACGGCGTATATCGTTGAGGAAACCTTGGGTTTGCGCTTGCGGGAGTTGCGAGCGGAAAATGGGCAGGGCGAGTTTGCGGGGTTGGATGCGGCGGCGGTGGATGCTGACCATTTCAAGAATGGCAAGCTGAAAAAGAATACCTTGAGTGCGCGGTATTGTGATTGGTTGGATAGTTACCAACAGCGTTTGAGTGGCTTGAAAGTGCTTGATCCGGCGTGCGGTAGCGGGGCGTTTTTGATTCAGGCACTCAAGCGTTTGTTGCAGGAACACGAGTGGCTTGTGAGCGAGAAAAGCCGCGTCAATTACGAGTTCCGGCAGGTGGCGGCGTTTGACAAGGCGAAGGCTTACCGCGAGATTTTAGCGAAAAACTTGTATGGGGTGGATGTTAACGCGGAGTCGGTGGAAATCACCAAGCTGGCGTTGTGGCTGCATACGGTCATGCCGGGGCAACCGTTGTCATCGTTGGATGGTAATATTTTGTGCGGTAACAGTTTGGTGGATTGGGATATTAACCGCGATGAAAAGCCGTTAAGCGATGAGCAGCTTGAGCGGATTAATCCGTTCAGTTACCGCGAGGCGTTTGCGGAGGTGTTCGCGGCGGGTGGGTTTGATGTGATTATTGGCAATCCGCCGTACATTAAATTGCAGAATATGCGGCGGATTCAGCCGGAAGCCACCGATTATTGGGTGAGTGCGAAAAATGCCGATGGTTCGGTGAAATTCCGCAGTGTGCAGACGGGCAATTACGATATTTACTTGCCGTTTATTGAACAATCGGTGGGTTTGTTGCATCCAGAAGGGCGCATGGGGTTGATCGCACCGAATGTGTGGGCGGTGAACGATTACGGGCAGGGTTTGCGCGAAGTGTTGCATGAGACGCGGCGCATGGATCGTTGGATTGATTTCAAAAGCTACCAGATTTTTGACGAAGCGATTACTTATACCGCGCTGCAATTCTTCACCGGCAAAGCGGTGGATGGCATCAAACTGCATTTTGCGCCGAATGGTGGCGACGACCTCAGCAGCCTCGACTGGTCGCAGGTCAACGCCCTGCCTTACGACAATCTGCCCACCGCCGACGCATGGCAATTCATGCCCGAACCCGAACGTCGCCTAATCGAAAAACTCAACACCACCTGCAAAACACTGGAACAAAGCTGTGCTGGAATTGCGGTAGGCATTCAAACCAGTGCTGACAATATTTATCATTTGACTAAGATCAGTGCTGGAAAATACGTATCTCACGCGGATAAGCAAAATGCCGTTGAGGTCGAAATTGAAGACGATTTGATGCATCCGTTGGTTTCCGGTGTGGAAGCCAAACGTTACCAGATACCTCAAACAGACACGTATTTACTGTTTCCTTATGATTTGGCTGGCGAACGTCCCCGTTTATTTTCAGCAAAAGCGATGCAGGAATGTTTTCCAAACGGTTGGAAATATTTGCGCTCCCATGAAGCAAGCCTACGTAAACGTGAAGGCGGGAAATTTGATATTGAAGGTTGGTATCAATTCGGGCGAAATCAGAATATTGATAAACAAGAGTTTTCCAAGTTACTGGTTCCCCGTCTCGTCAAGCAATTATTTTGTACCATTGATGCCGATGGGGATTTTTATCTCGATAATGTGGATGTTGGCAGTATTCTCGTCGCTGATAAGAGCGACTTGCCGTTTTTGGCAGGAATATTGAATGCGCCGGTGGCTAATTTTATTTGGCGACGTATTTCCAAGCCGTTCCAAAACGATTACCGTACCGCGAATAAGCAGTTTATTGCGCCGTTGCCGATTCCGAATGCGAATGACGAACAGAAAAAACAGGTGGCGGAATTGGCGGAGACGTTGCAGGAATTGCATACCGCTTACCGCGATGAACTGCAAAAACTGGCAAAGCGTTTGTCTGCCGCACAAATGACAGACGATACCAAAACCCCGCAATGGATTTGGGCAACACTCCCCGACGACAAACAACTGAAAGCCTCCGATGCCGCCAAAGCCACCGGACTCAAAGGCAAAGCCCTCACCGATTGGGCAAAAGCACAATACCAAACCGCCTTGGCGCAAAAACTCGAAAAGCTCACCGTCAACCTCAATCCCAGTCTCAAACTGACGGTACGTTATGAAGATGGCGAATTAAGCCTGCTTGCCAACGGCACGCCTGCTTTCGATAGCCTGTTCATCGACGATGCTGAACTGATTGCGGTGCAGTGGAAATACGTGGTTCGTTCCACCAACATCACACCGAGCGTCACCGCTGAAAAACTGCTGGGCGAATTGCTCAAACTCAAAACCACTGACAATGACAGCTTGCGTAAGCAGATTATCGCGCTGGATAAAAAGTTGGATGAATTACAGGCGGGGATTGAGGCGAAAGAGCGGGAAATGAATGCGTTGGTTTATGGGTTGTATGGGTTGACGCGGGACGAGGTTTTGCAGGTGGAGAGAGGGTAG
- a CDS encoding DUF3368 domain-containing protein, which translates to MQRKLAFVGTVKVLWIAEQRHLISDAAVLLDAMAANGYYLSRQLLQQISE; encoded by the coding sequence TTGCAACGCAAGTTGGCATTTGTCGGTACGGTGAAAGTGTTATGGATAGCAGAGCAGCGGCATTTGATAAGTGATGCAGCCGTGCTGTTAGATGCGATGGCGGCAAATGGTTATTACTTGTCCCGCCAATTGTTGCAGCAAATCAGCGAGTGA
- a CDS encoding UPF0175 family protein, which translates to MDKTFNDTTLSSRPALAASLFRDGLMSLGKATQFSGLSMSAFITHLASFGIEIARPDETTAHETQDLSAWLS; encoded by the coding sequence GTGGATAAAACCTTCAATGACACTACGCTAAGTTCGCGCCCAGCACTCGCTGCCAGCTTGTTTCGTGATGGTTTGATGTCATTAGGCAAAGCAACCCAATTTAGCGGATTAAGCATGAGCGCTTTCATCACGCATTTGGCGAGTTTTGGCATTGAAATTGCCCGACCCGATGAAACTACCGCACATGAAACTCAAGATTTGTCGGCATGGCTGTCATAA